A stretch of Paenibacillus mucilaginosus 3016 DNA encodes these proteins:
- a CDS encoding TlpA family protein disulfide reductase, which produces MNSFIFYSVIALWLLQIPIIFFLVVMIRSLNVVYMQAMSNAGIREGGELPAFEGTSMTTGRRITRNSLAGRPTLIGFVAPGCKRCKAMLPHWNAAYDKYKDQVNFILIGYGNEAKFQAMLKTHPVQGELLPGKELFELLRSKLAAFAYYADADGRVRRKGLCENMEDLRSLLDADALDQGRPEPGTKLAGSVPVTTAG; this is translated from the coding sequence ATGAATTCGTTTATATTTTACTCCGTCATCGCCTTATGGCTGCTGCAGATTCCCATCATTTTCTTCCTCGTCGTGATGATCCGCTCGCTGAATGTGGTCTACATGCAGGCCATGTCTAACGCCGGCATTCGTGAAGGCGGGGAACTGCCCGCCTTCGAAGGGACGTCGATGACCACCGGCCGGCGGATTACCAGGAACAGCCTGGCCGGCAGGCCGACACTGATCGGCTTCGTGGCCCCGGGCTGCAAACGCTGCAAAGCGATGCTGCCGCACTGGAATGCCGCCTACGATAAGTACAAGGACCAGGTCAACTTCATCCTGATCGGCTACGGCAATGAAGCGAAGTTCCAGGCGATGCTCAAAACCCATCCCGTCCAGGGGGAACTGCTGCCCGGCAAGGAGCTGTTCGAGCTTCTGCGCTCCAAGCTGGCGGCATTCGCTTACTACGCGGACGCGGACGGCCGGGTCCGCCGCAAGGGCCTGTGCGAGAACATGGAGGATCTGCGCAGTCTGCTCGACGCAGACGCCCTGGATCAAGGCCGGCCGGAACCCGGCACCAAGCTTGCCGGCAGCGTCCCCGTTACGACAGCAGGGTAA
- a CDS encoding MauE/DoxX family redox-associated membrane protein yields MDTGLATIVVGLVIIFLLSAVMKLRDLPAFLQLVADYEVLPPRLSSLYGVLTPFLEIAGALMLLFPGTRIAGASLLLALLASFGGAVLTVMLSGRQVSCGCYGKWMESNADGFTLVKILLLFLLLVTLLVFPEEAMRVTWPSIGLGLLVALVFFVLQMIWNYYQENMKLF; encoded by the coding sequence ATGGACACCGGATTAGCCACGATAGTCGTGGGACTTGTGATCATCTTTCTCCTGTCGGCGGTGATGAAGCTGCGGGATCTGCCCGCTTTCCTGCAGCTCGTTGCCGACTATGAGGTGCTGCCTCCACGGCTGTCCTCCCTGTACGGCGTATTGACGCCTTTTCTGGAGATTGCGGGAGCGCTCATGCTGCTATTTCCCGGCACCCGGATCGCCGGGGCTTCTCTGCTGCTGGCCCTGCTGGCCAGCTTCGGGGGCGCCGTACTGACCGTGATGCTCAGCGGCCGCCAGGTCTCCTGCGGCTGCTACGGGAAGTGGATGGAATCGAACGCGGATGGCTTCACGCTGGTCAAGATCCTGCTGCTGTTTCTGCTGCTGGTCACGCTGCTGGTGTTTCCGGAGGAAGCCATGCGCGTCACCTGGCCTTCCATCGGGCTCGGGCTGCTCGTCGCCCTGGTGTTTTTCGTCCTGCAGATGATCTGGAATTATTATCAGGAGAACATGAAGCTTTTCTAA